From Salvia splendens isolate huo1 chromosome 3, SspV2, whole genome shotgun sequence, a single genomic window includes:
- the LOC121796528 gene encoding RNA-binding protein Raly-like: MPKALPVLPYIPAAPSPRLNAVAIILAINPITFIPHTHVIVINPTATTFPLMKLALIDIPIDVCLNITPGNDFLIRLLPRTNRPKHRKMRPAHPTLDIYLNRQGLGKEQPNRGEPQDCYCGGGGGGGGGGDGGAGGGGGGGNGSRISETYCGKD, encoded by the coding sequence ATGCCTAAGGCCTTGCCGGTACTGCCCTATATACCAGCTGCCCCGAGCCCACGTCTCAACGCCGTAGCCATCATACTTGCCATCAACCCAATCACCTTCATACCTCACACTCATGTAATAGTAATAAACCCCACTGCTACTACATTTCCCCTTATGAAACTCGCCCTCATAGACATCCCCATTGATGTATGCTTGAACATAACACCCGGAAATGACTTTCTTATCCGCCTTCTGCCTCGAACCAATCGACCAAAGCACCGGAAAATGAGGCCGGCTCACCCGACCCTTGACATTTATCTTAATCGGCAAGGACTTGGCAAGGAACAACCTAATCGTGGGGAGCCTCAGGATTGCTATTGTGGCGGAggcggaggtggaggtggaggcggagACGGCGGCGCaggtggcggaggtggtggtggaaaTGGGTCAAGAATTTCTGAGACCTATTGTGGAAAAGACTGA